A single genomic interval of Vulpes lagopus strain Blue_001 chromosome 19, ASM1834538v1, whole genome shotgun sequence harbors:
- the LRRC3B gene encoding leucine-rich repeat-containing protein 3B gives MNLVDLWLTRSLSMCLLLQSFVLMILCFHSASMCPKGCLCSSSGGLNVTCSNANLKEIPRDLPPETVLLYLDSNQITSIPNEIFKDLHQLRVLNLSKNGIEFIDEHAFKGVAETLQTLDLSDNRIQSVHKNAFNNLKARARIANNPWHCDCTLQQVLRSMASNHETAHNVICKTSVLDEHAGRPFLNAANDADLCNLPKKTTDYAMLVTMFGWFTMVISYVVYYVRQNQEDARRHLEYLKSLPSRQKKADEPDDISTVV, from the coding sequence ATGAATCTGGTAGACCTGTGGTTAACCCGTTCCCTCTCCATGTGTCTCCTCCTACAAAGTTTTGTTCTTATGATACTGTGCTTTCATTCTGCCAGTATGTGTCCCAAGGGCTGTCTCTGTTCTTCCTCTGGGGGTTTAAATGTCACCTGTAGCAATGCAAATCTCAAGGAAATACCTAGAGATCTTCCTCCTGAAACAGTCTTATTGTATCTGGACTCCAATCAGATCACATCTATCCCCAATGAGATTTTTAAGGACCTCCATCAACTAAGAGTTCTCAACTTGTCCAAAAATGGCATTGAGTTTATCGATGAGCATGCCTTCAAAGGAGTAGCTGAAACCTTGCAGACTCTGGACTTGTCTGACAACCGGATTCAAAGCGTGCACAAAAATGCCTTCAATAACCTGAAGGCCAGGGCCAGAATTGCCAACAATCCCTGGCACTGCGACTGTACTCTCCAGCAAGTTCTGAGGAGCATGGCATCCAACCATGAGACAGCCCATAATGTGATCTGTAAGACTTCTGTGTTGGATGAACACGCCGGGAGACCATTCCTCAATGCTGCCAATGATGCTGACCTTTGTAACCTCCCGAAAAAGACTACCGATTATGCCATGCTGGTCACCATGTTTGGCTGGTTCACCATGGTGATCTCCTATGTGGTGTATTATGTGAGGCAAAACCAGGAGGATGCCCGGAGACACCTTGAATACTTGAAATCCCTGCCAAGCAGGCAGAAGAAAGCGGATGAGCCCGATGACATTAGCACTGTGGTATAG